The genomic interval TTCTCGCTGCCCCTGCTCCCCAGAGTCAGACTGCAGAAGTTAAAAGactcatttattaagcacctcctGCAAGTGACACACCTTTGCTCATCACACATCCAGGGTGACCCTGGGCTGGGGTCACTGTACCCCAGGTGGACTGGGGCCCAACCTCATAGCCAGTGTTCTTCCTTCCTCAGCAGCCCGCCTCTTGGCCAAGGCTCTGGAAAGGGGCCGCCAGAGGCTGCAGGGTGGAGGGCTGTGCACTGTACGTGGGTGTCAGCGGGCTCTGCTGAGGGGCACTGGGCAGGCTGGCAGAGGGTCCTGTCCTCAGGGGAGGGCGCTCCAACCCTCAGCTTGATGGAGGAGTCCCAGGCTAGGCGAGTGGGCGCTGTGCGGAACTCAGGCTGGACCCTGAGCGGGTGCTGGGCACAGTGAGGCCTCAGGCCGGGCCCTGGGCGGGCGCCCCCTGCAGTCAGCCCTGCTGGCCTTCTGCCGCTGCAGTGTCTGCTCAACTTTCTCCTTGAAGCGCCGGTTCTTCTGCTTGATCTTGGCCAGCTCCGCCTTGCGCTTCGCCTCCACGTCGGGGTCCTGGCACAGGGAGGACCGGAAGCTGGCTAAGCTGACTGTCCTCCCTGGGGACCCTTGCGCCCTGCCCCTACCACACGGACGGCTCCACCAGCCCTCACCTTCCCCTCCAGAATCATCTGCTTCCGCTTGTTAATCTCCTTCTTTTCATCGAAGTTGGCCGCCTCCAGTTTCTGGGCAGGGGGGAAGGAGTAGGGGGAGGGAGAGGCCATCACGGGGGTTGCCACCTTACAGGAAGCACCCTGGGTCCCTGAGGACGAGCCCCTTCCCCAACACTCACAATCTCACACTCCCTCCGCACCACGTTGACCTGTGTGAGGATCTGTAGGACCTGGGCTTCCTCCACTGAGAACTCCTCCAGCTTCTTCTCTGTGGGGACAGCAGGGACCTGGGgttgggagggggcagggaggggcaggcaCCACAGGGAGAAAGATTTCAACCATGTAGTTCTCCATGCAGCAGGGCATGCAAGGCCATAGAGTCATATCAGATAAAGATCAGGTGGGCAAGAGCTAGGTACAGATTGCTCTCTTTTTCTGGTTGTTAACAACACTATGAATTTGATTAGGAgtgtttttttctgaaaacagtgTCCATTAAAGTCAAGATGTTTCTGAATCTCAGGACAGTCTGTGCAGTGGTTGGAGATGCCCCAGAGCTTCTCGGTCTTGGATATACATTAAACCACCCAAGGGGATTTTTGAAAACATGCCTAGGCCACAGCCCTGGGGCTTGACTCATCTGCAGGGACCACCCACACACCGTGGTCTGAGAAACCAAAGTCCCTTCCCATCAGATGTGGCTTTCGGCTGCTGGAGGCCATGACGGAGTTTCTGCTTCAATAGCTGGGCCAGAGAAACTTCTTATGGGGGTTGCATAGGAAGGAAAGTGCAGTTTAAGCCTCCTCCCATGAGCAGACAGGCAGGCATTGACAGGGTGAGTGGACGTCTCACCCGGAGGCACCACCCTCCCCCCTCAACCCCACTCACTGATCTGCTCCTCGATGGCGTGAACCAGGTGGATGTCATACTGCGTCACCAGCGTGATGGCCTGTCCCTGCCGCCCTGTGGAGACACACCCAGATTATGTGCTGGAGGCCAGGAGAAGGGGCCGATACAAGCAGGTCCTGACCGCTAGGTGCCTCAGAGCTCCTCTTGATCAAGAGGAACTGTACAGGAGCTCAGTGGGTGGAGGAATGAGTGGAAACAAAGGAAGCTTAGAGCGTCAGGTCTCAGCCCCCTGCTTGATCTCTATGTGGTAGGCAGGTCTGTCCCAGGGGAGTAGCAGGACTCCAGGGAGAGGCGGCTCTCCTGCCAGCTTGGCCTTAATCAGGGGCCGGTGACATGGCTGATTTCCCTTTTCGGTATGGCTGCCAGGGAGCTCAAGCCCAGTTCTGTCAGCAGGAAGACCAGACAGGCTTCAGCTCCGATCTCTACATGCCACCTTCTCTGTTCCCGGTTTCCATGAGACAATGTGCTAGAATAGCCCTGGGAGCTGACCCAGCCTGAGACCCTCAGAGTGGCCCCAAACAGGTGTCACATTCTTGCTACCCATTGCTGGACGAGGCGGTGGGGGCCCAGAGAGCTAATGTGACCGGCCTGAGGCCACAGGTTAGGAGAGAAGGGCCAGACCCAGTCTGGCTCCAGAAACCATGGCTCTGTCCACTCCAGGTGTGAGAAAATCTCCCGGACTCTGTGTCCCTtccgggtggggctggggagcagaCGCAAGGCTCCTACCAGGAGTCACAGCAAGTGGCTGAACTTGAATGCTGAATCCCTCAGGGCAGCATCTTACCCATCAGGACCCATACACCTGTTTGCTGCTGAGCTAGGGCGGCCAGCCCTGACAGGTGAAGGGGGCTCGAGTGAGGCAAGAGgtagtggtggggaggggggttgtgTGTGCTGTGTCCCCAGGGGACAGCTCAGCGCTGCCTGGATCATGTGGAGAAGACACACCACCCCCACCtaggtctttttgtttgtttggggggttttttggccgtggtgtgtgggatcttccccagcaagggatcaaacccgtgccccctgcatgggTAGCGCAGAGTCTGAAacgctggaccgccagggaagtcctgcccatGGTTCTGAAAGGAGGATTCCCCCAGCTTGCGAGCACTATCTCTAGTCTCCCTCACCCGCAGCCTGTGGCCCTCCCGTGCCCCACCAGCTCGTGACTGGCTCTGCGTGCTGTGCGGGCAGGAGGGTGGGTGCCCGAAGGCCGCCCCGCCCTCTGCTCACCTGCGCGGGCTGTCCGGCCAACTCGGTGGATGTAGATCTTTGGGAGTCCAGGGGTGTTGTGGTTGATGACCACCTGCACAGTGGGAATGTCCAGGCCCCTGGAGGCAGAGGTCAGTCagcgcctctgtccatgtgggGAAACCGAGGTTGGGACTCACCCAGGGTCACTCGGTGGTGAAGTGGGGCTGCCTGAAGCCAGCCTCCCTCTCTGGCCCTTTTGTGGGGGCCACCGTGGGGGAGGGAGCACCCTGGAGCCGCTCACCGGGAGGCCACGTCTGTTGCAATCAGGATCCGGTAGATGCTGGACTTGAACTTGGCCAGGGCGGCAAAGCGTTCTTTCTGTGCcaaattgggagaaaattggGGCAGGGGAGTGTCAGGTAACATCCCAAGAAATGTTTCAGAGTTTATATTTACTGTGTCAGGCCTGGGGACATGCACGACAGAGGGCAGGACAGTCTCCGCCCTCAAGGGGCTCACAGTCCAGCAAGGGAGATGACCTTGAGGAGGCCAGAACGGGGCAGATGGGGCGGCAGgaagagtgttccaggcagaggagagGGCCTGAGCAAAAGCCCCGGAGCGGGGAGGCGTCCCCAGGGCGAGGCTGGTCGGGGAGGGCTCTGGGTGGCCACCTGGTGCCTCACCTGTTTCATCATGGAGTGCAGAGCAACAGTGGGAAAGTTGAACTTGCGTAGCATCATGCATAGAATCTGGCAGGTCCTGGTGGGAAGGACAGGCTGTCGGTCCATCTAGTGCTGGGGTCCTGGGAGGGTGCTCCGTCCCCCACCCCCCTGAGACCCCTAACAGTGGCCCTGCATGACTGGGGAAGGAGAAGCGGGAGAAAGGATGCCACGTCCTGCCTGCTGACCCCTTCCCTGGCCTAAGCCAACAAGAGAGCACTCTACGTCCAGGCTCTTCTCTTCTGGTAGCCCAAGAAATTCTTGGGGGGCAGCGGTCAGGACGTCTCCTCCATGTGCTGTGGGCTGCCCTTCTATGCTGGCTCAGACTAGACCAGCCTACAGCTCCTTGATGCTCTCCCCAAATATGTCAAAGGATTTTGAAATCCCTGGGTCTGTGGAGGGGACAGCCGTGGGGGTGATGTGCTGGGCCTCAGTGACCCCCTGAGACCACAGCAAACTGGCTGCTCCAGGGCCTTCCCAGCTGCTGCAGGGGTCTCCTGGGGAGAGCCCAAGGCCCTCAGCTCTTCCAGTTAAGGGCAGGtctgaaaaagtaaaagtgttagtccctcagtcttgtctgactctttgcaaccccatggactgtagcccaccaggctcccctgtccatggaattctccaggcaagaatactggagtgggttgccattcccttctccaggggatcttcctaactccgggattgaacctgggtctcctgcagtgcagacagattctttaccatctgagccagcaggaaaagGCAGGTCTGAGGACTcccaaatcctggctctgtcttCATGGGGATGACCTCATTAGCAAACTGcttgacctctctgaacctcctTGAGTGGATCCTCTGAAACTGCTGGTCAGAGCAGAGGCCCTGGAGTGCCAAGACTGGCCGTGTGCCTGACACCTCCAACCACAGACCACCTGCTGGACCTCCATGAGGTGCAGGGGGAAGGACGCCCAGGGGACGAGAGCGGCAGGCCCGCCCGTGCTCACTTGCACGTGTTGGTGAAGATGATGATAGACCAGTCCTCATGCTCGTCCTGGAAGTTCTGGATCAGGTGGACCAGGTAGGCATCCTTGACCTTCTCAGGCACTAGCAGGTAGCGCTGGTCCAGCTGTTCCACGGTGCGTACCCTGGGCACGGGCAGATTTGTTTCCCCTTCTGTTGAATGAGGTCACTGCCCGCCCCGCCCATGGTCAATGACCTCTGTTGGACACCCCCGCCTCCCGCTTGTCCTGCCCCATCCCGCCGCCAGAAAGTAGCTATGGACTCACGGGGCCTGAGCCTCCCAGAAGAAGGGCTGGTTGGTGGCCAGGCCCTGTAGCTCCCTCAGTGTGTCGGTCAGCGTGGCGCTGAAGAGCAGCGTCTGCCTGCGGGCGGGCACGGCTGCCAGGATGACCTCCAGGTCGACGGTGAAGTCAGTGCAGCCCTGCTCTAACAGCCGGTCCGCCTCATCCATCACCTGTAGCATCAGCCGTagcaggcagggggtggggacctGGGGTGAGGCCGCTGTCCAAGGCCTGACCaccagcccagggcccagcctaCCTCCTCCACGTGCCTCCTTCCTGGGCTCAGACATGCACCCTGCAGCACTCTCCCTCGAGGTCTTGGAGGCCTGCCGTCTTGCCCATCTCAGCTTCAACGTCAACTCCTCAGAGAGGCCCTGCCCTCTACTGACTTtttagtgtgtgcatgcatgcgcactcaattgtgtccgaccctttgtaaccccaaggactgcagtcctccagactcctctgtccatgggattttccaggtgagaatactggagtgggttgccatttcctcctccacggaattttccccacctagggatcgaacttgcatctcctccatcggcaggcaaattctttacaactgagtcacctggggagcccatcTTTTCTAGTACAGGCCCCCTTTTGTTGGTCCCTGAGATGTCATTGTCACCATTCCTAACTTGGTAACGGATGGCCTATGGGACACACAGTTCCCAAATGGATGAATCAGGGCCCCAAGCTGACTCACCAGGAAGCGGATCTTCTTTATGCTGAAGGTGTTGGAGCTGCGGAGGTGGTCAGCCAGGCGCCCCGGTGTGGCAATGACTACGTGTGGTTTCCGGGAGAGCTCCAGGGCCTGGGCCACCATGTCTGTGGGTGGAATTCGAGAGATGGGGCTAGGTAGATGGTCTGAGGCTGCAGC from Dama dama isolate Ldn47 chromosome 9, ASM3311817v1, whole genome shotgun sequence carries:
- the DDX49 gene encoding probable ATP-dependent RNA helicase DDX49, whose product is MAGFAELGLSSWLVEQCRQMGLKQPTPVQLGCIPAILEGRDCLGCAKTGSGKTAAFVLPILQKLSEDPYGIFCLVLTPTRELAYQIAEQFRVLGKPLGLKDCIIVGGMDMVAQALELSRKPHVVIATPGRLADHLRSSNTFSIKKIRFLVMDEADRLLEQGCTDFTVDLEVILAAVPARRQTLLFSATLTDTLRELQGLATNQPFFWEAQAPVRTVEQLDQRYLLVPEKVKDAYLVHLIQNFQDEHEDWSIIIFTNTCKTCQILCMMLRKFNFPTVALHSMMKQKERFAALAKFKSSIYRILIATDVASRGLDIPTVQVVINHNTPGLPKIYIHRVGRTARAGRQGQAITLVTQYDIHLVHAIEEQIKKKLEEFSVEEAQVLQILTQVNVVRRECEIKLEAANFDEKKEINKRKQMILEGKDPDVEAKRKAELAKIKQKNRRFKEKVEQTLQRQKASRADCRGRPPRARPEASLCPAPAQGPA